The following are encoded in a window of Thunnus albacares chromosome 17, fThuAlb1.1, whole genome shotgun sequence genomic DNA:
- the LOC122967028 gene encoding probable serine/threonine-protein kinase DDB_G0280133, translating into MENLTSGNNLNCLETFTGYEESLSPIQGTPTRLGRLIKPKPNMSCRRKREFISDEKKDASYWEKRRKNNEAAKRSREKRRLNDMVLENRVIALNDENVRLKTELLQLKLRFGLISTASYIEKSQQIGGGNSTGNGGSSSSTSSSTQYYSSGYSSSSQVMMNSDSSETEQSGRSEGHRQLVKYSPRGSLSDMSDGSSRDSPEPIPFEIKQEGDRLEMDIANGTTTQIMFNIHRGLASVPTHHQIQQHSQELEAAYHSQQQQQQQQHLHQQQQPHQEPVTAISTVSQPTPHPPAAQRSVILYGSSSASYPVDTLTRPQDIDLKAAQKQSSSNSQTCASRLPQSITESSTETLAEVTKQLERKTLDSPPYELSDNRNEAGERQVYRVCQLPQQHLQQEHQQQHQQESDSSAELLHKQVEGFNHSHLYHHLQQPHPSYLSAQDEEPPVLTYEGGPRNEAYYQGQSSSSSKDTSSSDGDPRSSDKEASTDDDESPSSSCSDMGSYHNQHLTGLHQPASPQPSSQGCSQAQGRDLQGEVKGTALPHKLRLKHRAMSTGSSGGHCSGQESPTTPPSATPPPLPQHPYLSLTPQQNIKRESLSPGGGCKQAASGEGSRKENGKKETGGRRNKRRD; encoded by the coding sequence ATGGAAAATCTGACTTCAGGGAATAACCTAAACTGCCTTGAGACTTTCACAGGTTATGAAGAGTCTCTTTCACCTATCCAAGGGACTCCAACTCGCCTAGGGCGCCTCATCAAACCCAAACCCAATATGAGCTGCAGACGAAAGCGCGAGTTCATTTCCGATGAGAAGAAGGATGCCTCCTATTGGGAGAAACGCCGCAAAAACAACGAGGCGGCCAAGCGCTCCCGGGAGAAGCGACGTCTCAATGACATGGTTTTAGAGAACCGTGTCATTGCACTGAACGATGAGAATGTGAGGCTCAAGACAGAGCTACTCCAGCTGAAGCTGCGCTTTGGCCTTATAAGCACTGCCTCCTACATTGAAAAGAGCCAACAGATTGGCGGAGGCAACAGCACAGGAAATGGAGGCTCCTCCTCGTCCACCTCCTCTTCTACTCAGTACTACTCCAGCGGTTACTCAAGTAGTTCTCAGGTGATGATGAACTCTGACTCCTCCGAAACAGAGCAGTCAGGACGCAGTGAGGGCCACAGGCAGCTGGTGAAATACTCCCCACGTGGCTCCCTTTCTGACATGTCTGATGGCTCCTCTAGGGACAGCCCCGAGCCAATTCCCTTTGAGATCAAACAGGAAGGTGATAGGTTGGAGATGGACATTGCCAATGGCACCACCACCCAGATCATGTTCAACATCCACCGCGGTCTGGCCTCTGTACCCACTCATCACCAGATCCAGCAGCATTCTCAGGAGCTGGAGGCTGCATATCacagccaacagcagcagcagcagcagcagcaccttcACCAACAACAGCAACCCCATCAGGAGCCTGTTACTGCTATCAGCACTGTCAGCCAGCCTACCCCTCACCCACCTGCTGCACAGAGGAGTGTCATTCTGTATGGCTCCAGCAGTGCCTCCTATCCTGTGGACACCCTGACAAGGCCCCAGGATATCGATCTGAAGGCAGCCCAGAAGCAGAGCAGCAGTAACAGCCAGACGTGTGCCAGCCGACTACCCCAGTCCATTACGGAGAGCTCCACAGAGACACTTGCGGAGGTGACAAAGCAGCTTGAGAGGAAGACATTAGACTCCCCTCCTTATGAGCTCTCAGACAACCGTAATGAGgctggagagagacaggtgtACAGAGTTTGCCAACTTCCCCAGCAGCACCTGCAACAggagcatcagcagcagcaccagcaggaGAGTGATTCATCTGCAGAGCTCCTCCACAAACAAGTGGAGGGGTTCAACCACTCCCACCTGTACCACCATCTACAGCAGCCTCATCCTTCATACCTCAGTGCCCAAGACGAGGAGCCACCTGTGCTTACCTATGAAGGTGGGCCCCGGAACGAAGCTTACTACCAAGGCCAATCAAGCTCCTCTAGCAAGGACACCTCATCCAGTGATGGAGATCCCCGGAGCTCCGACAAAGAGGCCTCCACGGATGATGATGAGTCCCCCTCCTCGTCCTGCTCAGACATGGGCAGCTACCACAACCAACATCTTACCGGCCTCCACCAGCCTGCCTCCCCTCAGCCCTCCTCCCAGGGCTGCTCTCAAGCCCAGGGCCGGGATCTCCAGGGGGAGGTGAAGGGCACAGCGTTGCCCCACAAACTCAGACTCAAACATCGGGCCATGAGCACCGGCAGCAGTGGTGGCCACTGCTCCGGCCAGGAGTCCCCAACCACTCCTCCCTCAGCCACGCCACCTCCCCTGCCCCAGCATCCCTATTTATCCCTCACGCCACAGCAGAACATTAAGCGAGAAAGCCTGAGCCCAGGTGGAGGCTGTAAACAGGCAGCGTCAGGGGAGGGGAGCAGGAAGGAGAACGGGAAAAAGGAGACAGGTGGACGACGGAACAAGAGGCGAGATTAA